The following coding sequences are from one Vibrio syngnathi window:
- the recG gene encoding ATP-dependent DNA helicase RecG → MSQLLSAIPLNSLSGVGAKVAEKLEKVGLNNVQDLLFHLPLRYEDRTRIYPIVKLHAGLWAAVQGKVMHVDTIFGKRKMLAVKISDGNGTITLRFFNFTAGMKNNFAEGKQVHAYGEIKRGNMGLEIVHPDYKFFAPRQQPDVEANLTPVYPTTEGLRQVTLRNLTDQALELIDKAAVNELLPSGLYDHQITLAQALHTIHRPPPGIDLELFDEGKHPAQLRLIMEELLAQNLSMLSVRSKGQQDKAMPFPPVNTLKDKLLAQLPFSPTNAQARVTKEIEADLEKPHPMMRLVQGDVGSGKTLVAALAAVRALEHGQQVALMAPTELLAEQHAINFANWFEAMGIQVGWLAGKLKGKARETELVRIASGEAQMVVGTHALFQEHVEFKNLGLVIIDEQHRFGVHQRLELREKGAKQGYYPHQLVMTATPIPRTLAMTAYADLETSIIDELPPGRTPIQTVAIPDTKRDDIVERVKNACLNEGKQAYWVCTLIDESEVLEAQAAADTAEELQRKLPDVKIGLVHGRMKPAEKQAVMQEFKENKLHLLVATTVIEVGVDVPNSSLMIIENPERLGLAQLHQLRGRVGRGSVASHCVLLYHSPLSKTAQKRLGVLRESNDGFVIAQRDLEIRGPGELLGTKQTGLADFKIADLVRDQRLIPEVQRIARHIHDSYPDNAKAIINRWLGERDVYSKA, encoded by the coding sequence ATGTCACAGCTTTTATCTGCTATCCCTCTCAACTCTTTATCTGGAGTCGGCGCAAAAGTCGCAGAGAAACTGGAAAAGGTTGGGCTTAACAACGTACAAGATCTGCTTTTTCACCTGCCTTTGCGCTACGAAGATAGAACACGTATCTACCCAATCGTAAAACTGCACGCGGGCTTATGGGCTGCAGTGCAAGGCAAGGTAATGCATGTCGATACCATTTTCGGTAAACGTAAGATGCTCGCAGTAAAGATCAGCGATGGTAACGGCACTATTACCCTACGCTTTTTCAACTTCACCGCAGGTATGAAGAATAACTTTGCCGAAGGCAAACAAGTGCATGCCTATGGTGAGATCAAGCGCGGTAACATGGGGCTTGAGATCGTCCATCCAGACTACAAATTCTTTGCTCCTAGGCAACAGCCAGATGTTGAAGCTAACCTAACTCCGGTGTATCCAACCACCGAAGGGCTAAGACAAGTCACGCTGCGTAACCTTACCGACCAAGCGTTAGAGCTAATCGACAAAGCCGCAGTGAATGAGCTGCTACCATCAGGTTTATACGATCACCAAATTACCCTCGCACAAGCACTGCATACCATTCATAGACCGCCACCAGGAATCGACCTAGAGTTGTTTGATGAAGGTAAACACCCTGCGCAGCTACGCCTGATTATGGAAGAGCTACTGGCTCAGAACTTATCGATGCTGTCTGTTCGTAGTAAGGGGCAACAAGACAAAGCGATGCCTTTTCCTCCAGTAAATACTCTTAAAGATAAGCTACTCGCTCAGTTACCGTTCTCGCCAACCAATGCACAAGCACGGGTCACCAAAGAGATCGAAGCTGACCTTGAAAAGCCGCACCCAATGATGCGTTTAGTTCAGGGCGATGTAGGCTCAGGTAAAACTTTGGTCGCTGCGCTTGCGGCTGTTCGCGCACTCGAACACGGTCAACAAGTTGCGCTAATGGCACCCACCGAATTGCTTGCGGAACAACACGCGATCAACTTTGCTAACTGGTTTGAGGCGATGGGCATTCAAGTTGGGTGGCTAGCAGGCAAACTCAAAGGCAAAGCTCGCGAAACCGAGCTCGTTCGTATTGCCAGTGGTGAAGCACAAATGGTGGTCGGTACTCATGCTTTGTTCCAAGAACATGTCGAGTTCAAAAACCTTGGCTTAGTAATCATTGATGAGCAGCACCGATTTGGCGTCCACCAGCGATTAGAGCTGCGTGAGAAAGGTGCAAAGCAAGGTTATTACCCACACCAATTAGTCATGACGGCAACACCGATTCCACGAACGTTAGCGATGACGGCCTATGCCGACCTCGAAACCTCAATTATTGATGAGTTGCCACCGGGTCGAACACCAATTCAAACCGTGGCGATTCCTGATACCAAGCGGGATGACATTGTCGAACGTGTGAAAAATGCGTGTCTTAATGAAGGCAAACAAGCCTATTGGGTATGTACGCTGATTGATGAGTCCGAAGTATTAGAAGCTCAAGCTGCGGCTGATACTGCTGAAGAGCTGCAACGCAAACTGCCTGACGTCAAAATTGGTCTCGTGCACGGCCGAATGAAGCCAGCCGAGAAGCAAGCAGTAATGCAGGAATTCAAAGAGAACAAACTGCATTTGTTGGTCGCGACTACCGTGATTGAAGTAGGTGTGGATGTGCCTAATTCGAGCTTAATGATCATCGAGAATCCAGAGCGTCTTGGCCTAGCACAACTGCACCAACTACGAGGCCGTGTTGGCCGTGGTTCAGTCGCAAGCCATTGTGTACTGCTGTATCACTCGCCACTGTCTAAAACCGCTCAGAAGCGCTTAGGTGTGCTGCGTGAAAGTAACGATGGCTTTGTTATTGCTCAGCGTGATTTAGAGATTCGTGGCCCCGGTGAACTACTTGGAACGAAGCAAACGGGCTTGGCAGACTTTAAGATTGCTGACTTGGTACGAGACCAACGTTTGATCCCTGAAGTGCAGCGTATTGCGCGTCATATTCACGATAGCTACCCAGATAACGCCAAGGCGATCATCAACCGCTGGTTGGGTGAACGCGATGTTTATTCCAAGGCTTAG
- the envZ gene encoding two-component system sensor histidine kinase EnvZ: MRIRSSFTQSIVLFLTLLVASQIFSYYAVFNYALMPSLQQFNKILAHELNLVLDQGSDIEIDAPLRQRVLEQLGVTVHAKDSEAAGEYYHAVAIDLMSEEMTKELGSETEVRLVLGKESYVLWMDIAQLPNSLIRIPLSELQEEDFAPLFRNSLIMALLIVAGGWLFIRLQNRPLIALEKAAQGVGRGDIPPPLPVQGAQEIRSVTRAFNQMSKGIQELEEDRALLMAGISHDLRTPLTRIRLATEMMSPEDSYLAEGIISDTEECNEIISQFMDYLKPVDRDSFQAVFVDDIAREVSSSEGGYEVQIETDIPETMKPAIGNPIAMKRAVSNLVVNALRYGNGWVKVSTGMTADNKLAWVTVEDNGPGIPQDQIGKLFEPFTRGDTARGSEGTGLGLAIVKRIVSQHQGAVVVNNRSEGGLKAQISFPVKP; this comes from the coding sequence ATGCGCATACGTAGCTCCTTTACTCAGTCGATAGTGCTCTTCTTAACCCTGTTGGTTGCTAGCCAAATCTTTTCGTATTACGCGGTGTTTAACTACGCTTTGATGCCGAGTTTGCAGCAGTTTAATAAGATATTGGCACATGAGCTAAACCTAGTATTGGACCAAGGCAGCGATATCGAGATTGATGCGCCACTGCGTCAGCGGGTACTTGAGCAGCTCGGGGTTACGGTTCATGCCAAGGACAGTGAAGCTGCGGGCGAGTACTACCATGCGGTCGCGATAGACCTAATGAGTGAGGAAATGACCAAAGAGCTCGGCTCTGAGACCGAAGTGCGATTGGTTTTGGGCAAAGAAAGTTACGTGTTGTGGATGGACATTGCGCAGTTGCCTAACTCCTTGATTCGTATTCCCCTGTCTGAGCTCCAAGAAGAAGACTTTGCGCCTCTATTTCGTAACAGCCTGATCATGGCGTTGTTGATTGTTGCTGGTGGGTGGCTGTTTATCCGCTTGCAAAATCGGCCGTTGATAGCCCTAGAGAAAGCCGCGCAAGGTGTTGGGCGAGGTGATATTCCACCGCCCTTACCAGTACAAGGTGCGCAAGAGATTCGCTCGGTAACCCGAGCCTTTAATCAGATGTCGAAAGGTATCCAAGAACTCGAAGAAGACCGCGCTTTGTTGATGGCAGGTATCAGTCATGATTTACGTACTCCGTTAACGCGTATTCGCTTAGCGACCGAGATGATGTCGCCAGAAGACAGTTACTTAGCGGAAGGGATCATCAGTGATACTGAAGAGTGTAACGAGATCATCAGCCAGTTTATGGACTATTTAAAGCCAGTTGATCGAGATTCATTCCAAGCGGTGTTTGTTGACGATATTGCGCGCGAGGTCTCTAGCTCTGAAGGTGGCTATGAGGTCCAGATTGAAACTGATATTCCAGAAACCATGAAACCTGCGATAGGTAACCCGATCGCGATGAAGCGTGCGGTGAGTAACTTGGTGGTGAACGCGCTGCGCTACGGTAATGGCTGGGTCAAGGTATCGACTGGCATGACTGCGGATAACAAACTGGCTTGGGTAACGGTGGAAGATAATGGCCCAGGTATCCCGCAGGATCAAATTGGGAAGTTGTTTGAACCGTTCACGCGTGGTGATACCGCTCGAGGCAGTGAAGGGACAGGTTTAGGCTTGGCAATTGTGAAACGTATTGTCAGTCAGCATCAAGGTGCCGTTGTGGTCAATAACCGCAGTGAAGGTGGCTTGAAGGCGCAGATCAGTTTCCCTGTTAAGCCCTAG
- the ompR gene encoding osmolarity response regulator transcription factor OmpR: MQENYKILVVDDDARLRALLERYLSEQGFQVRSVANSEQMDRLLTRENFHLMVLDLMLPGEDGLSICRRLRNANNSLPILMLTAKGDEVDRIVGLEVGADDYLPKPFNPRELLARIKAVMRRQVIEAPGAPSTEESVVEFGEFRLNLGTREMFRGEEPMPLTSGEFAVLKSLVTNAREPMSRDKLMNMARGREYSAMERSIDVQISRLRRLVEEDPSKPRYIQTVWGLGYVFVPDGKAV; this comes from the coding sequence ATGCAAGAAAACTACAAAATTTTAGTGGTCGATGACGATGCTCGTTTACGTGCACTGCTAGAACGCTATCTGTCAGAGCAAGGCTTTCAAGTGCGTAGCGTGGCAAACAGTGAGCAGATGGACCGCCTGTTAACCCGTGAAAACTTTCACTTGATGGTATTGGATTTAATGTTGCCGGGCGAAGACGGTCTTTCGATCTGTCGTCGTCTAAGAAACGCAAACAACTCGCTACCAATTCTGATGCTGACCGCAAAGGGTGACGAAGTGGATCGCATTGTGGGTTTGGAAGTGGGTGCTGATGATTACCTGCCAAAACCATTTAACCCGCGTGAACTGCTTGCTCGTATCAAAGCGGTAATGCGTCGCCAAGTGATTGAAGCACCGGGCGCGCCAAGCACAGAAGAGTCTGTGGTTGAGTTTGGTGAGTTCCGCCTAAACCTAGGTACACGTGAAATGTTCCGCGGTGAAGAGCCTATGCCTCTTACCTCTGGTGAATTTGCGGTTCTTAAGTCACTGGTCACTAACGCTCGTGAGCCAATGTCTCGCGATAAGCTGATGAACATGGCGCGTGGCCGTGAATATTCAGCAATGGAACGTTCTATCGATGTTCAGATTTCGCGTTTGCGTCGTCTAGTAGAAGAAGATCCAAGCAAACCTCGTTATATCCAAACGGTGTGGGGCTTGGGTTATGTATTCGTTCCAGATGGCAAAGCTGTGTAA
- the greB gene encoding transcription elongation factor GreB, which yields MKTKLITREGYNKLKAEHDHLWHEKRPEITKIVTWAASLGDRSENADYTFNKRLLRQIDRRVRFLRKFLPDVTIVDYSPQQEGKVFFGAWVEIENDDGEIKKFRIVGPEEIYGDAKGYISIDSPMARALLKKEVDDEFEVKTPEGIKEWFINSIRYADDE from the coding sequence ATGAAAACCAAACTTATCACCCGCGAAGGTTATAACAAGCTCAAAGCAGAACATGACCACTTATGGCACGAGAAGCGTCCAGAAATAACCAAAATAGTCACATGGGCTGCAAGCCTTGGAGATCGTTCAGAAAACGCAGATTACACCTTCAATAAGCGTTTACTTCGTCAAATAGATCGCCGAGTACGTTTCCTGCGTAAGTTCCTACCTGATGTCACGATCGTTGATTATTCTCCGCAACAAGAAGGTAAGGTATTTTTCGGTGCTTGGGTGGAAATTGAGAATGATGATGGGGAAATTAAGAAGTTTCGCATTGTCGGTCCTGAAGAGATCTACGGCGATGCCAAAGGCTATATCTCTATCGACTCACCTATGGCTAGAGCTTTGCTTAAAAAGGAAGTCGACGATGAGTTCGAGGTGAAGACCCCGGAAGGCATAAAAGAATGGTTTATCAATTCGATTCGCTACGCAGACGACGAATAA
- a CDS encoding Tex family protein has protein sequence MSQAICRLIAEELNVRSEQVIAAVNLIDDGNTVPFIARYRKEVTGGLDDTQLRNLDSRLSYLRELDDRRQTILKSIQDQGKLTPELERDITQADSKTRLEDLYLPYKPKRRTKGQIAIEAGLEPLADTLWNEPQHDPETEAANFISSDKGIADTKAALDGARAIVMERIAEDANLLEKIRQHLTRNSELVSRVVAGKEQAGEKFKDYFEHNETLNKVPSHRALAMLRGRNEGFLTLAMNADPEQEEGVRGSYCENIISDHYGITLSSAPADTWRKQVISWAWRIKVSMHMETELMGAMKERGEIEAIEVFATNLKDLLMAAPAGPRATLGLDPGLRTGSKIAVVDSTGKVLATETIYPHPPQKQYEKSAHIVEQMVRQYNVDLIAIGNGTASRETDSFVADVIKRGNLTAQKIIVSEAGASVYSASELAAKEFPNMDVSIRGAVSIARRLQDPLAELVKIDPKSIGVGQYQHDVSQTMLAKRLDAIVEDCVNAVGVDVNTASAALLTRVAGLSNTIAQNIVDYRDENGRFEARTTLKKVARLGPKAFEQCAGFLRIMDGKNPLDASSVHPEAYPLVKTIAEKNHKDIKSLVGNTDFLRGLHAVDYTNENFGVPTVTDIIKELDKPGRDPRPEFKTATFADGVNSMSDLEPGMILEGVVSNVANFGAFVDIGVHQDGLVHISALTDRFVSDPREVVKAGDIVKVKVMEVDVQRKRIALSMRMKDEPGQDNRAQRSSAPRTQNRPNQNSQGGQRRREELQQNAAMGGAFAAAFAKAKK, from the coding sequence ATGAGCCAAGCTATCTGTCGACTGATTGCTGAAGAACTGAATGTTCGTTCAGAGCAAGTCATCGCCGCAGTCAACCTAATTGACGACGGTAACACCGTTCCCTTTATTGCCCGCTACCGTAAAGAAGTCACGGGTGGCTTAGACGATACCCAACTACGTAACCTTGATAGTCGCCTTTCATACCTTCGCGAACTTGACGATCGCCGCCAAACGATCCTGAAGTCGATTCAAGACCAAGGCAAACTCACGCCAGAATTAGAGCGTGATATCACTCAAGCCGACAGCAAGACGCGCCTAGAAGATCTATACCTGCCATACAAACCAAAGCGTCGTACCAAAGGTCAGATCGCAATCGAAGCAGGCTTAGAGCCACTTGCCGATACACTTTGGAATGAACCACAGCACGATCCTGAAACCGAAGCCGCTAACTTCATCAGCAGCGATAAAGGCATTGCTGATACTAAAGCCGCACTCGATGGGGCACGTGCAATCGTGATGGAGCGTATTGCAGAAGACGCAAACCTACTTGAAAAGATTCGCCAACATCTAACACGCAACTCTGAGCTCGTTTCACGTGTCGTGGCAGGCAAAGAGCAAGCTGGCGAGAAATTCAAAGACTACTTCGAACATAACGAAACGCTAAACAAAGTACCTTCACACCGTGCGTTAGCCATGTTGCGAGGTCGAAATGAAGGCTTCCTAACGTTGGCAATGAATGCTGACCCAGAACAAGAAGAAGGTGTACGCGGTTCTTACTGCGAGAACATCATCTCTGATCACTACGGTATTACCCTAAGCAGCGCACCTGCAGATACATGGCGTAAGCAAGTGATTAGCTGGGCATGGCGCATCAAGGTTTCTATGCACATGGAAACTGAGCTTATGGGCGCGATGAAAGAACGCGGTGAAATCGAAGCGATTGAGGTGTTCGCAACCAACCTTAAAGACTTGTTGATGGCGGCGCCTGCTGGCCCTCGTGCAACCTTAGGCTTGGATCCGGGTTTACGTACTGGTTCGAAAATCGCCGTGGTGGATTCAACCGGTAAGGTTCTGGCAACAGAGACTATTTACCCTCACCCACCGCAAAAGCAATACGAAAAGTCAGCTCATATTGTTGAGCAAATGGTTCGTCAATACAATGTTGATTTGATTGCGATTGGTAACGGCACGGCTTCACGCGAAACAGACAGCTTTGTTGCTGATGTGATTAAGCGTGGCAACCTTACAGCACAGAAAATCATTGTTAGCGAAGCAGGCGCATCGGTTTATTCAGCGTCTGAGCTAGCGGCGAAAGAATTCCCGAATATGGATGTATCGATTCGTGGTGCGGTGTCTATTGCTCGTCGTCTGCAAGATCCACTGGCAGAACTAGTTAAGATTGACCCTAAATCGATCGGTGTGGGCCAATACCAACACGATGTGAGCCAAACCATGCTCGCTAAGCGCCTAGATGCGATTGTCGAAGACTGTGTAAACGCGGTTGGTGTTGATGTGAATACCGCCTCTGCAGCGCTTCTGACTCGTGTTGCTGGTCTCTCTAACACCATCGCTCAGAACATCGTAGATTACCGCGATGAAAATGGTCGCTTTGAAGCGCGTACTACGCTGAAAAAAGTGGCTCGTTTAGGGCCAAAAGCCTTTGAACAGTGTGCTGGCTTCCTACGTATCATGGATGGTAAGAACCCTCTAGACGCATCTTCGGTTCACCCAGAAGCTTACCCACTGGTGAAAACCATCGCCGAGAAGAACCACAAAGACATCAAGTCTCTGGTGGGTAATACAGACTTCTTACGTGGTTTACATGCGGTTGATTACACCAATGAGAACTTCGGTGTACCAACCGTAACCGACATAATCAAGGAGCTGGATAAGCCGGGTCGAGATCCTCGTCCTGAATTCAAGACAGCAACCTTCGCCGATGGCGTAAATAGCATGTCTGACCTAGAACCCGGCATGATCTTAGAAGGTGTAGTGTCGAACGTAGCTAACTTTGGTGCGTTCGTTGATATTGGTGTCCACCAAGACGGCTTAGTGCATATTTCAGCGCTAACCGATCGCTTTGTCTCTGACCCACGAGAAGTAGTTAAAGCAGGTGACATCGTGAAAGTGAAGGTAATGGAAGTCGATGTTCAACGTAAACGCATTGCACTAAGCATGCGTATGAAAGATGAACCCGGCCAAGACAACCGTGCACAACGTTCAAGTGCACCTCGCACACAAAACCGTCCGAATCAAAATTCGCAAGGTGGACAACGCCGTCGTGAGGAACTGCAACAAAACGCGGCGATGGGTGGTGCTTTTGCCGCTGCTTTTGCAAAAGCGAAAAAGTAA
- a CDS encoding ATP-dependent Lon protease → MIVSPATAVSVPLIAPSVNVQTEQVARDNRVREPVAPAVALARTNAERKVKSDDKRRQQSAWDPSDHPGYEMENESEANSVSHEEPQDPFDRLFSLLALRTYSADQGKGYTMRFRLPKHVLDAAIQEGQMEKRRKVIKYHYGHAVAPHAPSEMLVVL, encoded by the coding sequence ATGATTGTGTCACCTGCAACTGCAGTAAGTGTGCCACTGATCGCCCCGTCCGTTAATGTGCAAACAGAGCAAGTTGCGCGTGATAATAGAGTCCGAGAGCCTGTTGCTCCCGCAGTAGCATTGGCGAGAACCAATGCAGAGCGTAAGGTAAAATCAGACGATAAACGAAGGCAGCAGTCGGCTTGGGATCCTTCAGACCATCCAGGTTATGAAATGGAGAACGAGTCAGAGGCCAATTCGGTTAGCCATGAAGAGCCACAAGATCCTTTTGACAGGCTATTCAGCTTATTAGCACTGAGAACATACAGTGCTGATCAAGGAAAGGGCTATACCATGCGTTTCCGCCTGCCAAAGCATGTTTTAGATGCGGCGATTCAAGAGGGACAGATGGAGAAACGACGTAAGGTCATAAAATATCATTATGGTCATGCTGTTGCGCCTCATGCTCCATCAGAGATGCTGGTCGTACTATGA